In a single window of the Olivibacter sp. SDN3 genome:
- a CDS encoding DUF2851 family protein, whose amino-acid sequence MKLSEDVLQYIWKYGLFNCSTLITKKGKSLQIRSVGKYNEHAGPDFEEARIIMEGIEWVGNIEIHIKASDWYRHKHHVNAAYNNVILHVVYEADMPIRLQDGTTPETFELKGFIDQSLLDGYRVMVESCEWIPCASQISVVNTFNISHWLERLLIERLIVKQQSTATVLKASKGSWDDVTYILLAKSFGFKVNALPFEHLAVSLPYNLVMKYRDNAQVLEALVFGQAGMLQQQIFIDDYPNKLRRTYLYYRKQYGLKPMDISAWKFLRMRPGNFPSLRLAQFAAICIKLGSFFSQIIAAQSLQELRQLFANLHVNEYWAEHYRFDVPAKKHSLRLGAASIDNIILNTMVTILFSYGKYIGKEAYIYRAISFLEQLNPERNDVISKYKSLGIKVRSAADSQALLQLKQSYCSINKCLDCGIGLQIFKQNRML is encoded by the coding sequence ATGAAGTTATCTGAAGACGTATTACAGTATATATGGAAATATGGGTTATTTAACTGTTCTACACTTATTACAAAAAAAGGCAAAAGCCTGCAAATACGCTCCGTAGGAAAGTACAATGAGCATGCCGGACCAGATTTCGAAGAAGCCCGGATTATAATGGAGGGAATAGAATGGGTAGGAAATATAGAAATACATATTAAAGCTTCTGATTGGTACAGGCATAAGCATCATGTAAATGCCGCATACAATAATGTTATCTTGCATGTGGTGTATGAAGCCGACATGCCCATCCGATTACAAGATGGTACTACACCAGAAACTTTTGAGTTGAAGGGCTTTATCGATCAATCTTTACTTGATGGATACCGTGTAATGGTGGAAAGCTGTGAGTGGATTCCCTGTGCTTCACAAATTTCCGTAGTCAATACGTTTAATATATCGCATTGGTTAGAAAGATTACTCATCGAGCGGTTGATAGTTAAGCAGCAATCGACAGCTACTGTTTTAAAGGCAAGCAAGGGCAGCTGGGACGACGTAACCTATATTTTATTGGCAAAAAGTTTTGGTTTTAAAGTCAATGCGCTGCCTTTTGAACATCTCGCAGTAAGTTTGCCGTATAATTTAGTGATGAAATATAGGGATAATGCTCAGGTACTAGAGGCCCTGGTTTTTGGTCAGGCGGGGATGTTGCAACAGCAAATATTTATAGACGATTATCCAAATAAGCTGCGGAGAACTTATCTGTATTATCGCAAACAATATGGATTAAAACCCATGGATATATCCGCCTGGAAATTTTTGAGGATGCGACCTGGTAATTTCCCATCCCTTCGCTTAGCACAATTTGCAGCAATATGTATAAAGTTGGGTAGTTTTTTTTCTCAAATCATCGCCGCACAGAGCCTTCAGGAATTGAGACAGCTGTTTGCAAATCTCCATGTTAACGAATATTGGGCGGAACATTATAGGTTTGATGTACCTGCAAAAAAACACAGTTTAAGGTTAGGAGCAGCTTCCATTGACAATATCATTTTGAACACAATGGTAACAATTTTATTTAGCTATGGTAAATATATTGGAAAAGAGGCGTATATTTACCGTGCGATTAGCTTTTTAGAGCAGTTAAATCCGGAGCGCAATGACGTTATTAGTAAGTACAAGTCATTGGGCATAAAGGTCAGATCAGCGGCGGATTCACAGGCTCTGTTACAGTTAAAGCAGTCATACTGTAGTATCAATAAATGTTTGGATTGTGGTATAGGCTTGCAGATATTTAAACAAAATAGAATGCTATGA
- a CDS encoding glycoside hydrolase family 2 TIM barrel-domain containing protein: protein MIIANKHLQFNLILCFLVLLYGVTSLHAQDGQGYQRVYLSGYDAANTVNWDFMMSEGRRSDEWTTIPVPSNWELQGFGNYNYGHDHDKEGATLGKEHGLYKHHFQVPHSWKGKSIHIVFDGAMTDTKVRINGKSAGDLHQGGFYRFKYDITNLLHYGKENLLEVDVAKHSANESVNQAEREADFWILGGIFRPVYLEVLPEQHFERIAIDAKADGAFTAQLSVNRMEPNTSCVVELYTLDGEKVGGTLAGEFKAGEPVLTLHGAFRDIRPWNPEKPQLYTVKFSLMRDNRRLYEKEERIGFRTVELRKNNGFYINGKKVVFKGVNRHSFWPETGRALSEENHLQDIRLIKEMNMNAVRMSHYPPDERFLELCDSLGLFVLDEVTGWQAAYDTIVGPKLIREAVLKDENHPSVVIWDHGNEGGWDFANEKWFHTYDIQKRPVIYPWLQRNGVDTYHYPSYNYGIQRLSKGQDVFMPTEFMHGLYDGGHGAGLDDFWSSYSTSPLFAGGFLWVFSDEAIVRTDKGNILDSDGNHAPDGILGPYREKEGSFYTIREIWSPVQVHPLVIDSLFDGKLSVKNTYLYTNLNQCTFSWSICTIDAWSDSKVLDSGTVIGPNLPPGESGTIALNLPAVLAHAELLTLTAKNAFGEEVCTWNWPIKRPQTVAENMLERIRQTGDLNDVNLSEKTEAVTAGVGPLHFDFNKKNGFLEKVTNAYGEVSFHGGPLAVGTGKEADEEVQWKIDNNGDFILQVKRSKYPELVQWKLTQSGLLNLKVSPLAASENELDYLGVSFNYPESLVRAVRWFGKGPYRVWKNRMKGAQVAVWQKDYNNTVTGESYDSLIYPEFKGYHADLYWMELQTAETPIRIFTETPGLFFRLFTPPTPRAVAGGVAPAFPEGDISFLHEIPAIGTKFKKAEKMGPSSQKGEIGSHKGDESYPISLWFDFRGE, encoded by the coding sequence ATGATAATAGCTAATAAACATCTGCAATTTAACCTAATTTTATGCTTTTTGGTATTACTGTATGGCGTAACTTCATTGCATGCACAGGATGGACAAGGCTATCAACGGGTCTATTTGTCGGGTTACGATGCTGCCAATACCGTAAATTGGGATTTTATGATGAGCGAGGGACGTAGAAGTGATGAGTGGACAACCATTCCCGTACCATCCAATTGGGAGTTGCAAGGTTTCGGTAATTATAATTACGGGCACGACCACGATAAGGAAGGAGCTACCTTGGGAAAAGAACACGGTCTTTATAAACACCATTTTCAAGTACCCCATTCGTGGAAAGGAAAATCCATCCATATAGTTTTTGATGGCGCTATGACAGATACCAAAGTAAGGATCAATGGGAAATCTGCTGGCGATTTACATCAAGGAGGATTTTACCGGTTCAAATACGATATCACCAATCTTTTGCACTATGGAAAGGAGAATCTGCTGGAAGTAGATGTCGCTAAACATTCGGCTAATGAATCGGTCAACCAGGCAGAGCGGGAGGCTGATTTCTGGATTCTCGGGGGGATATTTCGACCAGTATATCTGGAAGTACTTCCAGAACAACACTTTGAGCGCATCGCTATTGATGCCAAAGCAGATGGAGCTTTTACCGCGCAATTGTCAGTCAACCGGATGGAGCCAAATACTTCGTGCGTGGTCGAGCTTTACACGCTAGACGGTGAAAAAGTAGGTGGAACGCTGGCAGGTGAATTTAAAGCAGGTGAACCGGTCTTGACGTTGCATGGCGCATTCCGCGATATCAGACCATGGAATCCCGAAAAGCCCCAGTTATATACAGTCAAATTTTCCTTGATGCGAGATAACAGACGTTTATACGAAAAAGAGGAACGCATCGGTTTCAGAACAGTGGAATTACGAAAAAACAATGGCTTTTACATAAATGGAAAAAAGGTGGTATTTAAGGGCGTGAACCGACATTCATTCTGGCCTGAAACCGGTAGGGCACTTAGCGAAGAAAATCACTTACAGGATATCAGACTTATCAAGGAGATGAACATGAACGCTGTTCGGATGTCACATTACCCACCGGATGAACGGTTTTTGGAATTATGCGATTCCTTGGGATTGTTCGTTCTAGATGAGGTCACAGGGTGGCAGGCTGCTTACGATACTATTGTAGGTCCGAAGCTGATTAGAGAAGCTGTCCTGAAAGACGAGAATCACCCAAGCGTCGTGATCTGGGACCATGGCAATGAAGGTGGTTGGGATTTTGCAAATGAAAAGTGGTTTCATACCTATGATATACAGAAACGTCCGGTTATTTATCCATGGTTGCAACGTAACGGTGTAGACACCTACCATTATCCCAGTTATAACTACGGTATCCAGCGGCTTTCCAAGGGGCAAGATGTGTTCATGCCAACGGAGTTTATGCATGGCCTTTATGACGGAGGGCATGGTGCAGGACTCGATGATTTTTGGAGTAGTTACTCCACCAGTCCGTTGTTTGCTGGGGGCTTTTTATGGGTGTTCTCTGACGAAGCGATCGTGAGAACTGATAAAGGTAACATACTAGATAGTGATGGTAACCACGCTCCTGACGGCATACTGGGACCCTACCGAGAGAAAGAAGGTAGTTTTTACACCATCAGGGAGATTTGGTCTCCCGTACAGGTGCATCCCTTGGTTATCGATAGTCTATTTGATGGTAAGTTATCGGTTAAAAACACCTACTTGTATACAAACCTTAATCAGTGTACTTTTTCTTGGAGTATCTGTACAATCGATGCTTGGTCGGATAGTAAAGTGCTTGATAGCGGCACTGTAATAGGACCCAATTTGCCTCCGGGCGAATCGGGAACAATAGCGTTAAATCTGCCAGCTGTTTTGGCACACGCAGAGTTGCTGACGCTCACGGCGAAGAATGCTTTCGGAGAAGAAGTGTGCACCTGGAATTGGCCAATAAAAAGACCACAAACAGTAGCGGAGAATATGCTGGAGCGAATAAGGCAAACGGGCGACTTAAATGACGTTAACTTAAGCGAGAAAACCGAAGCGGTAACCGCCGGCGTTGGACCACTACATTTTGATTTCAATAAGAAAAATGGTTTTTTAGAAAAGGTTACCAATGCATATGGCGAGGTTTCCTTTCATGGAGGACCGTTAGCGGTAGGAACAGGAAAGGAAGCCGACGAAGAAGTTCAGTGGAAAATAGATAACAATGGTGATTTTATTTTACAAGTAAAACGAAGCAAATACCCTGAATTGGTACAATGGAAACTCACCCAATCAGGTCTATTAAATTTAAAGGTATCTCCTTTAGCTGCAAGTGAAAATGAATTAGACTACTTGGGGGTTTCTTTTAATTACCCTGAGTCATTGGTAAGGGCTGTGCGCTGGTTTGGAAAAGGCCCCTACCGTGTTTGGAAAAATAGAATGAAGGGTGCACAGGTAGCCGTTTGGCAGAAGGATTATAATAATACCGTAACCGGAGAATCATACGATAGTCTCATCTATCCGGAATTCAAGGGTTACCATGCGGACCTCTATTGGATGGAATTGCAAACAGCAGAGACCCCTATTAGAATCTTTACCGAAACTCCCGGTCTATTTTTCAGGTTGTTTACACCTCCGACTCCACGAGCAGTAGCTGGAGGTGTTGCACCGGCTTTTCCTGAAGGAGATATATCGTTTCTACATGAAATACCCGCAATAGGAACCAAATTCAAGAAAGCAGAAAAGATGGGACCATCGTCCCAAAAAGGAGAAATCGGTTCGCATAAAGGCGATGAATCTTATCCAATTTCCTTATGGTTTGATTTCAGGGGAGAGTAG
- a CDS encoding ankyrin repeat domain-containing protein, which translates to MSLSLLEEYIESGNAAAIDNLLHTNPALCQQKTSHEISPLLLACYYNKHQIVKIILQHTQEITIYEAAAAGLTDVVSELLEESPSLLNAFSEHGFTPLGMATHFGNAEIVRYLLLKGADVNLPSQNGYNVYPLHAAIGSNFDEIAKMLVEGGAEVNVLQSSRTTPLHAAAQNGNIEMLILLLENGARIDIKNDFGKTAADLAAEKGFTEISKILR; encoded by the coding sequence ATGAGTCTTAGTTTATTAGAGGAATACATCGAATCTGGAAATGCGGCAGCGATAGACAACCTGTTACATACCAATCCTGCCCTATGCCAGCAAAAAACCAGTCATGAGATATCCCCACTTTTGCTTGCCTGTTATTATAACAAGCATCAGATTGTCAAAATTATTTTGCAACATACGCAGGAAATAACAATTTACGAAGCTGCCGCCGCTGGATTAACGGACGTTGTCAGTGAGCTGTTGGAAGAGTCGCCATCATTATTAAATGCCTTTTCTGAACATGGCTTCACCCCACTCGGCATGGCAACACATTTTGGAAACGCAGAGATTGTAAGATACTTATTGCTGAAAGGTGCAGATGTGAACCTTCCCTCGCAGAATGGTTATAATGTATATCCACTTCATGCAGCCATAGGATCCAATTTTGATGAAATAGCTAAAATGTTGGTAGAGGGAGGAGCTGAAGTGAATGTGTTGCAATCATCGAGAACCACTCCATTACATGCAGCCGCACAAAATGGAAATATAGAAATGCTTATCCTTCTACTGGAAAATGGCGCCAGGATCGATATCAAAAACGATTTTGGAAAAACCGCTGCTGACCTTGCTGCTGAGAAAGGGTTTACAGAAATTTCAAAAATACTGCGTTAA
- a CDS encoding dicarboxylate/amino acid:cation symporter has product MNAKSNGFLKNYSNLLLLLAGIFVGSLVGLFARDWVAHLKPIGDIFLNLLFTAVIPLIFFAIASAVANIDQSQKLGKILSVMLAVFVSTVIIAAIVTIIALWVFPLNNQIGSREVADFVLDEGDGKDWGERAVDFLTVSEFSQLLSREHMLAFIIFSFLVGIASLRSGAAGEPFRKFLYAGNEVMKILLIYIMKAAPIGLGAYFAYQVGTVGPQLFGIYAKPLGIYYLLGLFYFLVFFSLYALLAQGKRGVRLFWKNNILPSITAVSTCSSIAVIPPNLDACKRIGVPESIANVVVPLGASLHKDGSSISSIIKIAVAFSLIGRPFMEPNTLIVAVALTILVSIVAGGIPNGGYIGEMLMISAYDLPIEAIPAVMIIGTLVDPMATVLNATGDTPAAMLVNRFVNGKVKPR; this is encoded by the coding sequence ATGAATGCAAAGAGTAATGGTTTTTTAAAAAACTACAGTAATTTATTGCTGTTATTGGCAGGGATTTTTGTGGGAAGCCTTGTAGGCTTGTTTGCCCGAGACTGGGTAGCTCATCTTAAACCTATTGGTGACATCTTTCTCAACCTTCTATTTACGGCTGTAATTCCGCTTATATTTTTTGCAATAGCTTCGGCCGTGGCTAATATTGACCAATCGCAAAAGCTGGGCAAAATACTTTCTGTGATGTTGGCAGTGTTCGTATCGACAGTTATTATCGCAGCAATTGTCACCATCATCGCATTATGGGTTTTTCCATTGAACAACCAGATTGGTAGCAGAGAGGTGGCCGATTTTGTACTAGATGAAGGTGACGGTAAAGATTGGGGAGAAAGAGCCGTTGATTTTTTAACGGTGAGTGAGTTCAGTCAGTTGCTTTCACGCGAACATATGTTGGCTTTTATTATTTTCTCCTTCTTAGTGGGCATTGCATCTCTGCGTTCGGGTGCGGCAGGCGAGCCTTTTAGAAAATTTCTATATGCAGGCAATGAAGTAATGAAAATCCTTCTTATTTATATCATGAAGGCTGCACCTATTGGTTTAGGTGCTTATTTTGCATATCAGGTAGGCACTGTTGGCCCCCAGTTGTTCGGTATCTACGCGAAACCCTTAGGTATTTACTACTTATTAGGCCTTTTTTATTTCTTGGTCTTTTTTTCACTTTATGCCTTGCTGGCTCAGGGTAAAAGAGGCGTCAGATTGTTTTGGAAAAATAACATTTTGCCATCGATCACTGCTGTAAGTACCTGTAGCAGTATTGCGGTGATACCGCCTAATTTAGATGCTTGTAAGCGTATCGGCGTTCCAGAGTCGATAGCTAATGTCGTGGTCCCGCTGGGAGCTTCCTTACATAAAGATGGCTCTTCCATCTCTTCCATTATCAAGATAGCTGTTGCGTTTTCTCTTATCGGCAGACCGTTTATGGAACCTAATACACTTATTGTAGCCGTAGCCCTAACTATATTAGTAAGTATCGTTGCTGGTGGAATCCCCAATGGGGGGTATATCGGGGAAATGCTGATGATTTCTGCTTACGACTTACCTATTGAAGCCATACCCGCTGTAATGATCATTGGTACGTTAGTTGATCCGATGGCAACAGTACTTAATGCTACTGGTGATACCCCAGCTGCTATGTTGGTAAATAGATTTGTTAATGGGAAAGTTAAGCCTAGATAA
- a CDS encoding PspC domain-containing protein: MIQRVMIFFEQRSFGVCAYLGEKLGVSISKIRLFFIYSSFLAVGFPIIFYLLAGIVLDIRNFVKRMRHRLWDF; encoded by the coding sequence ATGATACAACGTGTCATGATTTTTTTTGAACAACGCTCGTTTGGTGTATGTGCATATCTCGGAGAGAAACTAGGTGTTTCTATTTCTAAGATTAGGTTGTTCTTTATTTACTCGTCTTTTCTTGCCGTAGGGTTTCCTATCATTTTTTATTTATTGGCAGGAATTGTGTTAGATATACGTAATTTCGTTAAACGTATGCGGCATCGGTTGTGGGATTTTTAA
- a CDS encoding DUF2911 domain-containing protein yields MKNFWFIYLITFIHTICQAQITLPPDGNKKASVSENIGITNVKVDYSRPGVNGREGKIWGNLVHYGFEDLHYGTSKAAPWRAGANENTTIAFSTDVFIEDKAIPAGKYGFFIAMGPDQATLIFSRVNSAWGSFYYDPKDDALRVEVPIEHLPYTVERLKYEFERQTENAAILSLQWEKVKVPFKITVDLHKIQVESFRREFNSGIFYRYWQNMQMAANYCLINNVNLEEALSWAERSINTYFGESNFQTLSTYAGLLRKFDRNVEADSLMKEAIPMATSVQLVMYGSGLNKMKEHQQAFDIFKRNLNLHPEDDYAHLGMVMGFYFLGKKDEAIRTAEEGIKQSDDPQWKNRFESLASDLKADKKVFN; encoded by the coding sequence ATGAAAAATTTCTGGTTTATTTATCTGATTACATTTATTCATACTATCTGTCAAGCACAGATCACCCTCCCTCCTGACGGAAACAAAAAGGCTTCCGTCAGTGAAAACATAGGAATCACTAACGTTAAGGTAGATTATTCCAGACCCGGTGTCAATGGTCGAGAAGGCAAAATATGGGGTAATTTGGTTCATTATGGTTTTGAGGATCTGCACTATGGAACCAGCAAAGCAGCGCCATGGCGAGCAGGTGCAAATGAAAACACGACGATAGCATTCAGCACGGATGTTTTTATCGAGGACAAGGCCATTCCGGCAGGCAAATACGGATTTTTCATTGCGATGGGGCCAGATCAAGCGACTTTGATCTTTTCAAGGGTGAATTCAGCCTGGGGCAGCTTTTACTACGATCCTAAAGATGACGCCTTGAGGGTCGAGGTACCTATTGAGCATTTACCCTATACGGTAGAACGCTTGAAATATGAATTTGAGCGGCAAACTGAAAACGCAGCTATCCTTTCTTTGCAATGGGAAAAAGTAAAAGTCCCGTTCAAAATTACTGTCGATCTGCACAAAATCCAGGTCGAATCTTTTAGAAGGGAGTTCAATTCGGGGATTTTCTATCGATATTGGCAGAATATGCAAATGGCGGCAAACTATTGTTTGATCAACAATGTCAATCTTGAAGAAGCCTTAAGCTGGGCAGAGCGTTCGATCAATACTTATTTTGGCGAGTCCAACTTTCAGACGTTGTCTACATACGCTGGGTTGTTAAGAAAATTTGATCGTAATGTGGAGGCAGATTCGCTTATGAAAGAGGCCATCCCTATGGCCACTTCTGTGCAACTGGTGATGTATGGAAGTGGACTAAACAAAATGAAAGAACATCAGCAAGCATTTGACATCTTCAAGCGTAATCTGAATTTACATCCAGAAGATGATTATGCTCACCTGGGGATGGTTATGGGCTTTTACTTTCTAGGTAAAAAAGACGAGGCAATAAGAACAGCGGAAGAGGGCATCAAACAAAGCGATGACCCCCAATGGAAAAATCGATTTGAATCGTTGGCTTCCGATCTGAAAGCCGATAAAAAAGTCTTCAACTAA
- the xerD gene encoding site-specific tyrosine recombinase XerD: MDWKSALRDFTQYLRLERSLAKNSIEAYVRDVEKLAQHATYGVLKGPLDISTQDIRDFLAWVNALGMTAHSQARILSGIKAFYQYLMIEGTINNSPAALIEAPRLTRKLPDTLNIPEIDALIAAIDLSTPEGIRNKAILELLYSCGLRVSELTNLKISNLFLDIEFIKVTGKGNKERLIPIGKTAVKHLKIYLQHTRKVFPKKVGMEDYVFLNRRGLPLSRVMVFIVIKDLAAKIGLKKKISPHTFRHSFATHLIEGGADLRAVQDMLGHESISTTEIYTHLDRDYLRSVMIDFHPRA; the protein is encoded by the coding sequence ATGGACTGGAAATCAGCACTGAGAGATTTTACACAGTATTTACGCCTAGAACGATCTTTAGCAAAAAATTCTATTGAGGCGTATGTTCGTGATGTAGAGAAGTTAGCACAGCACGCCACATACGGCGTTCTGAAGGGTCCGCTGGATATCAGTACACAAGATATCCGTGATTTTCTGGCATGGGTCAACGCTTTGGGGATGACAGCCCACTCCCAGGCCAGAATATTATCGGGCATCAAAGCTTTTTACCAATATCTAATGATAGAAGGCACGATAAACAACAGTCCTGCAGCGCTAATTGAAGCACCGAGGTTGACCAGAAAATTACCAGACACCTTAAACATTCCAGAAATTGATGCATTGATTGCCGCTATAGACCTATCTACACCAGAAGGTATTAGAAATAAAGCCATACTCGAACTATTATATAGTTGCGGACTTCGGGTAAGTGAATTAACTAACCTGAAGATATCTAATTTGTTTTTAGATATTGAGTTTATAAAAGTTACTGGAAAAGGAAATAAAGAACGTTTAATACCTATTGGAAAAACCGCTGTCAAGCATCTTAAAATTTACTTACAACATACGAGAAAAGTTTTCCCAAAAAAAGTAGGAATGGAAGATTATGTTTTTCTCAACCGAAGAGGTTTGCCGCTATCGCGTGTTATGGTTTTTATCGTGATCAAAGATCTGGCGGCAAAAATAGGTCTAAAGAAAAAAATTAGTCCGCACACTTTCCGACACTCATTTGCCACACACCTCATCGAAGGGGGTGCAGATTTACGAGCGGTACAAGATATGTTAGGCCACGAAAGCATCAGTACAACAGAAATATACACTCACCTTGATCGTGATTACTTGCGTTCGGTGATGATCGATTTTCACCCCAGAGCTTAA
- a CDS encoding TonB-dependent receptor, with protein MINGRITDHDTKLPVAGVSITVTPGNLSAKTDGHGYYRIQSLCEGNYTLTFKSLGFTDIAKQIVLQKSTTLNIEMEHGDILLHDVEVIGHAPIAKSTAKVATLEAEQLEQSRGSTLAQALSKIAGVSMLTTGSTIAKPVINGMHSNRVLILNNGVRLEGQQWGTEHAPEIDPYVAKTLSVIKGAEGVRYGADALGGIILATPAPLPIDRPISGELNLVGASNGQMGNFSGMLEGNIKSLKGLAWRAQGSYKKAGNIKSPDYFINNTGVTESNFSAALGYNASWGKIDAYFSHFNTEIGIYQGSHIGTASDIYERIQVGRPIDDGSFTYTIENPRQKIIHDLAKLKLHKDFDNGASLDIQYAFQKNHRREYDIRLFESPTTPSLDLTLTTQTLDVSYDHLKKNHWRTIIGANGIMQVNNNKPGTGTTPLIPNYDSYTLGVYGIERYIGNNYELEAGVRYDYKYFDAAGYRYDYQHPNPDGSLNHVLYTGNRNFNNVSGSLGAVWHINNQLSLRSNAGLAWRAPAANELFSDGVHHGAALYEIGDPDLKSEQGYKWVNSATYSSDKWHLNLDVYAQFVNNYIYATPDPDSVRQTIRGTFPVFIYEQKDARFWGIDFDGSYKILKALTYNMNVAIVRAKNSTDNIYLPYIPADRLEHNLRWDINLHNGSNWNAPYLQVGHRFVARQTRYEPNSDYAAPPPSYNLINLMAGVKYKLGGQTFSFHASVDNLTNKLYKDYMNRFRYYTHEMGRNITLRLQYNF; from the coding sequence ATGATTAACGGACGTATTACCGACCACGACACCAAGTTACCCGTAGCTGGCGTATCCATTACAGTTACGCCGGGCAACTTGTCTGCGAAGACGGATGGTCACGGGTATTATCGTATACAATCACTATGTGAGGGAAATTACACACTTACCTTTAAGAGTTTAGGATTTACAGATATTGCCAAGCAAATCGTTCTGCAAAAGAGCACAACACTCAATATAGAAATGGAACATGGCGATATCCTGCTTCATGACGTGGAAGTTATCGGGCATGCACCAATAGCAAAATCCACTGCTAAAGTGGCTACATTGGAAGCGGAACAGCTAGAACAGAGTAGAGGAAGCACATTGGCTCAAGCGTTATCCAAAATAGCCGGAGTAAGTATGCTCACCACTGGCAGTACAATAGCTAAACCGGTAATTAATGGCATGCACAGTAACCGCGTACTCATACTTAATAACGGTGTACGTTTAGAAGGTCAGCAATGGGGAACCGAACATGCTCCTGAAATTGACCCTTACGTTGCCAAAACGCTTAGTGTGATAAAAGGAGCAGAGGGTGTGAGATATGGTGCGGATGCATTGGGAGGAATCATTTTAGCCACCCCCGCCCCCCTTCCTATTGACCGCCCGATAAGTGGGGAGCTAAATCTAGTTGGCGCCTCTAATGGCCAGATGGGAAACTTTTCGGGAATGCTCGAAGGAAACATAAAATCACTAAAAGGTTTAGCTTGGAGAGCCCAGGGGTCTTATAAGAAGGCTGGAAATATTAAAAGCCCTGATTATTTCATTAATAATACGGGAGTAACGGAAAGTAATTTCTCAGCTGCTTTGGGTTATAATGCCTCATGGGGTAAAATTGACGCGTATTTTAGCCATTTTAACACCGAAATAGGCATCTATCAGGGATCGCATATAGGTACGGCAAGTGATATCTACGAACGTATACAAGTTGGCCGGCCAATAGATGATGGTTCTTTTACCTATACTATTGAGAATCCACGACAGAAAATTATCCATGACCTCGCTAAACTTAAGCTGCATAAGGATTTCGATAATGGCGCCTCTCTGGATATACAATATGCCTTTCAGAAAAATCATCGGAGAGAGTATGACATACGTTTATTCGAATCGCCAACAACGCCGTCATTAGACTTGACATTAACGACACAGACACTTGATGTCTCCTATGATCATCTCAAGAAAAATCACTGGCGTACCATAATTGGCGCAAACGGGATCATGCAAGTGAACAATAACAAACCTGGAACGGGTACTACTCCACTCATACCTAACTACGATAGCTACACCCTGGGCGTGTACGGAATTGAGCGCTATATTGGTAATAACTATGAGTTGGAGGCAGGGGTCCGCTACGATTATAAATATTTTGATGCTGCTGGATATCGGTACGATTATCAACATCCAAATCCCGATGGCTCCCTCAATCACGTTTTGTATACCGGAAATAGAAATTTCAACAACGTATCGGGGTCATTAGGTGCCGTATGGCACATTAATAATCAGTTGAGCTTACGTTCAAATGCTGGTTTGGCCTGGCGTGCTCCAGCTGCCAATGAGCTTTTTAGCGATGGTGTACACCACGGAGCTGCGCTATATGAAATAGGTGATCCGGATCTAAAAAGTGAACAAGGATATAAATGGGTAAATTCCGCGACTTACTCGTCAGACAAATGGCATCTAAACCTAGATGTTTATGCGCAATTCGTGAACAATTACATCTATGCTACGCCTGATCCTGACAGTGTACGTCAAACTATCAGAGGTACTTTCCCAGTTTTCATTTATGAGCAAAAAGACGCTCGGTTCTGGGGAATAGACTTTGACGGCTCCTATAAAATATTAAAAGCACTAACCTATAACATGAATGTAGCCATCGTGAGAGCCAAAAATTCAACAGATAATATTTACCTGCCCTATATTCCGGCAGACCGTTTAGAACATAACCTGCGCTGGGATATTAACCTGCATAACGGCAGCAATTGGAATGCTCCCTATCTTCAAGTAGGCCATCGCTTTGTTGCCAGGCAAACCCGCTATGAACCTAATAGCGATTACGCAGCTCCTCCTCCATCCTATAACCTGATCAACCTAATGGCAGGCGTTAAATACAAATTGGGAGGGCAGACCTTTAGTTTCCATGCATCTGTTGACAATCTTACAAACAAACTTTATAAAGACTACATGAATAGGTTTAGGTATTATACCCATGAAATGGGCCGAAACATCACATTACGACTACAATATAACTTTTAA